The Microbacterium luteum genome includes a region encoding these proteins:
- a CDS encoding siderophore-interacting protein: protein MTPAESDSARPSVPRRRGKQIVLEVVRSEPLTPHLVRVHLGGEGFDEFIAEADPDKLACTDTYAKLLLAKPSLGLTPPYDLEALRAELPREDVPSRRTYTIRDVDEAARTIAIDFVVHGDEGLAGPWASAARPGDRLSLSLPGGGYAPADGDVTHVIVGDDSALPAISRAVEALRSDARGVVIVEVDDEQSQLPLTAPAGVDVRWLHRAGPSGSAHPGTLLVAAVEAMARPDGAVDVFAHGERTAIKRLGAIFHGEWGIGRQEMSVSAYWAHGRAEDAFQAEKREAVGKIFAD, encoded by the coding sequence ATGACTCCCGCTGAATCCGATTCCGCCCGCCCGTCCGTCCCGCGCCGCCGCGGAAAGCAGATCGTGCTGGAGGTGGTGCGGAGCGAACCGCTCACGCCTCACCTCGTGCGCGTGCATCTCGGCGGCGAGGGCTTCGACGAGTTCATCGCCGAGGCCGATCCGGACAAGCTGGCGTGCACCGACACCTACGCGAAGCTGCTGCTGGCCAAGCCCTCGCTCGGGCTCACGCCTCCCTACGACCTCGAGGCGCTGCGGGCGGAGCTGCCCCGCGAGGACGTGCCGTCTCGCCGCACCTACACGATCCGTGACGTCGACGAGGCGGCGCGAACGATCGCCATCGACTTCGTGGTGCACGGCGATGAGGGTCTCGCCGGGCCCTGGGCGTCCGCGGCGCGCCCCGGCGACCGCCTGTCGCTGTCGCTTCCGGGCGGCGGATACGCGCCGGCCGACGGCGACGTCACCCACGTGATCGTCGGTGACGACTCGGCCCTCCCCGCGATCTCGCGCGCGGTCGAGGCCCTTCGCTCCGACGCGCGCGGCGTGGTGATCGTCGAGGTCGACGACGAGCAGTCGCAGCTGCCGCTGACCGCCCCCGCCGGCGTCGACGTGCGCTGGCTGCACCGCGCTGGTCCGAGCGGTTCGGCGCACCCCGGCACGCTCCTCGTCGCCGCGGTCGAGGCCATGGCCCGACCCGACGGGGCCGTCGACGTCTTCGCGCACGGCGAGCGCACGGCGATCAAGCGTCTCGGCGCGATCTTCCACGGCGAGTGGGGGATCGGCCGGCAGGAGATGTCGGTGTCGGCCTACTGGGCGCACGGACGCGCCGAAGACGCCTTCCAGGCCGAGAAGCGCGAGGCCGTCGGGAAGATCTTCGCCGACTGA
- a CDS encoding transposase, translated as MPHDEIDEVAAELYALPPDAFTAARNARAAAAGGEAGRRIKALRKPTVAAWAVDLLSREGDLGEALELAAALREAQDDLDAAELSRLGKQRRQLVTALTAQAVALAEDAGVSVSAAARDDVQKTLNAAVMDAAAAAAVSTARLVRPLEATGFGSVELADAVGGSIPGAAAKPPRDDLADRRARKAAEKAAREAERAAADADREEAKLTERRDRAQQKLDHVRERLDDLRRDIARLEQDETDAARTLADLEAELRAATAAARKATAAAEKARRSFPELS; from the coding sequence GTGCCGCACGACGAGATCGACGAGGTCGCGGCGGAGCTGTACGCCCTGCCGCCCGACGCCTTCACTGCGGCCCGAAACGCGCGGGCGGCCGCCGCGGGCGGGGAGGCCGGCCGCCGCATCAAGGCGCTGCGTAAGCCCACCGTCGCCGCGTGGGCGGTCGATCTGCTCTCCCGCGAGGGAGATCTCGGCGAGGCGCTCGAGCTGGCCGCCGCCCTCCGCGAGGCGCAGGACGACCTCGACGCCGCGGAGCTGTCCCGCCTCGGCAAGCAGCGCAGGCAGCTCGTCACCGCCCTCACCGCGCAGGCGGTCGCGCTCGCCGAAGACGCCGGCGTTTCCGTGAGCGCCGCCGCACGCGACGACGTGCAGAAGACCCTCAATGCCGCCGTGATGGATGCCGCCGCCGCCGCGGCGGTCAGCACCGCGCGGCTCGTGCGGCCGTTGGAGGCGACCGGGTTCGGCTCCGTCGAGCTCGCCGATGCTGTCGGAGGCTCGATTCCCGGTGCGGCTGCGAAGCCTCCCCGCGACGATCTCGCCGACCGCCGTGCGCGCAAGGCCGCGGAGAAGGCGGCCCGCGAGGCCGAGAGGGCGGCTGCCGACGCCGACCGCGAAGAGGCGAAGCTCACCGAACGGCGCGATCGCGCTCAGCAGAAGCTCGATCACGTGCGCGAGCGCCTCGATGATCTGCGTCGCGACATCGCGCGTCTCGAGCAGGACGAGACGGACGCCGCCCGCACCCTCGCCGACCTCGAGGCGGAGCTTCGCGCGGCGACTGCCGCGGCGCGAAAGGCGACCGCCGCGGCAGAGAAGGCTCGTCGGTCCTTCCCAGAACTCTCGTAG
- a CDS encoding GTP pyrophosphokinase has protein sequence MATPRSAAADSDDLPVLLSPSELRTARDEFQQFLMEYRFGMQEIETKIAILRDEFLQLHDYNPIEHVSSRVKSPDSLVEKIRRREIPQDFASVREHITDIAGVRITCSFVTDAYRLFDLLAAQDDITVLHVKDYIAEPKANGYKSLHAILQVPVFLSTGRIDVPVEVQFRTIAMDFWASLEHKIYYKYDRRVPAELLDDLKDAADTAAELDTRMERLHREIRGSGEIRGSGEVRGAVEESDAPRPARPPILRHAPVLGA, from the coding sequence ATGGCGACGCCCCGATCCGCAGCGGCCGACTCCGACGACCTCCCCGTGCTGCTGAGTCCGTCCGAACTCCGCACGGCGAGGGACGAGTTCCAGCAGTTCCTCATGGAGTACCGCTTCGGCATGCAGGAGATCGAGACGAAGATCGCCATTCTGCGCGACGAATTCCTGCAGCTGCACGATTACAACCCCATCGAGCACGTCTCGAGTCGCGTGAAGTCGCCCGACAGCCTGGTCGAGAAGATCCGGCGCCGCGAGATCCCGCAGGACTTCGCCTCGGTCCGCGAGCACATCACCGACATCGCCGGCGTGCGCATCACGTGCAGCTTCGTGACTGACGCTTATCGGCTGTTCGACCTGCTCGCCGCGCAGGACGACATCACCGTGCTGCACGTGAAGGACTACATCGCCGAACCCAAGGCGAACGGATACAAGAGCCTCCACGCCATCCTCCAGGTGCCGGTCTTCCTCTCCACCGGGCGCATCGACGTTCCCGTCGAGGTGCAGTTCCGCACCATCGCCATGGACTTCTGGGCGAGCCTGGAGCACAAGATCTACTACAAGTACGACCGCCGCGTCCCCGCGGAGCTGCTCGATGATCTGAAGGATGCCGCGGACACGGCCGCCGAGCTCGACACGCGCATGGAACGCCTGCACCGTGAAATCAGAGGGTCCGGGGAGATCCGAGGGTCCGGGGAGGTCCGTGGTGCCGTGGAAGAGTCGGACGCACCGCGCCCCGCCCGCCCTCCGATCCTCCGCCACGCTCCGGTGCTCGGCGCCTGA
- a CDS encoding LuxR family transcriptional regulator: protein MTDTSAVLTDARQAFARREWRRARDAFAAARADDALGAADLRALASSQWWLGQCEDCIDLLDETFRNQRAAQDAIGAAHTALTLALLRITRGEVTVGTAWSRRAARLLEDVPPRMEHAYLAYLDASLGMYDDGEPWSTGSVARLAALIDLVGDDDVAGVSALAAVVAGMHDLRRGDPESGFAHLDEAMLSVTSGEIEPEWAGDMLCTTIHTCHELADFGRMADWTRATERWSADYGADAVYAGVCRVHRLELQSAEGDWAGAEDALERACAVLERTDPWVAGEGWYALGELRRLRGDGEGARRAFALSRAAGIDPSPGEALLELSEGRVEPAWASLSASLAGRDRLARTRLLRAGVQIALARRDASTADDLADELERTAREYGTEGFRAWSAHARGMVLLARGRPTEALASLHEALHLFRRLRLRWEQAHVLTWIADVHAATGDVAGAQARADAEAIVAEIGARPIASLLAPETSGPPAPLTVREAEILALAARGAANRDIAGELFISEKTVGRHLANIYLKLGVSSRTAAAAWWHEHR from the coding sequence ATGACGGACACGAGCGCCGTTCTCACCGACGCCCGTCAGGCGTTCGCGCGTCGCGAGTGGCGGCGCGCGCGCGACGCGTTCGCCGCCGCCCGCGCCGATGACGCCCTCGGCGCGGCGGATCTGCGTGCGCTCGCGTCGAGCCAGTGGTGGCTCGGTCAGTGCGAGGACTGCATCGATCTTCTCGACGAGACGTTTCGGAATCAGCGCGCCGCACAGGATGCCATCGGCGCGGCGCACACCGCGCTGACTCTCGCGCTGCTGCGCATCACCCGCGGCGAGGTGACAGTGGGAACGGCGTGGTCGCGGCGCGCGGCTCGGCTGCTGGAGGACGTGCCGCCGCGCATGGAGCACGCCTACCTGGCGTACCTCGATGCGAGTCTGGGCATGTACGACGACGGCGAGCCGTGGTCGACCGGCAGCGTGGCGAGGCTGGCCGCGCTCATCGATCTCGTCGGCGATGACGACGTCGCAGGCGTCTCGGCTCTCGCCGCTGTCGTGGCCGGGATGCATGACCTGCGTCGCGGTGATCCGGAGTCCGGGTTCGCTCACCTCGACGAGGCGATGCTGTCGGTCACGTCGGGGGAGATCGAGCCGGAGTGGGCCGGGGACATGCTGTGCACCACCATCCACACCTGTCACGAGCTCGCCGACTTCGGGCGCATGGCGGACTGGACGCGCGCGACGGAACGGTGGAGCGCCGACTACGGCGCCGATGCGGTGTACGCCGGGGTCTGCCGCGTGCACCGGCTCGAGCTCCAGTCGGCCGAAGGGGACTGGGCGGGCGCCGAGGACGCGCTCGAGCGCGCATGTGCGGTGCTCGAGCGCACGGATCCGTGGGTGGCGGGCGAGGGGTGGTACGCACTCGGTGAACTGCGTCGCCTGCGCGGCGACGGCGAGGGAGCCAGGCGCGCGTTCGCGCTGTCCCGCGCGGCGGGTATCGACCCCTCCCCCGGGGAGGCGCTGCTGGAGCTCAGCGAGGGCCGCGTCGAACCGGCATGGGCATCGCTGTCCGCGTCCCTCGCCGGCCGGGACCGGCTCGCGCGCACACGGCTCTTGCGCGCGGGTGTTCAGATCGCGCTGGCGCGTCGAGACGCATCCACTGCCGATGACCTGGCCGACGAGCTCGAGCGCACGGCGCGCGAATACGGCACGGAGGGATTCCGCGCATGGTCGGCGCATGCGCGCGGGATGGTTCTTCTCGCCCGGGGGCGCCCGACGGAGGCCCTGGCGTCACTCCACGAGGCGCTCCACCTGTTCCGGCGCCTGCGACTGCGGTGGGAACAGGCGCACGTGCTGACATGGATCGCCGATGTCCACGCAGCGACGGGCGATGTCGCGGGAGCGCAGGCCAGGGCGGATGCGGAAGCGATCGTCGCGGAGATCGGGGCCCGGCCGATCGCCTCCCTGCTCGCACCGGAGACGTCGGGGCCTCCCGCTCCGCTCACGGTGCGGGAGGCCGAGATCCTCGCACTCGCCGCGCGGGGAGCGGCCAATCGCGACATCGCCGGGGAGCTCTTCATCAGCGAGAAGACCGTGGGCCGGCACCTCGCGAACATCTACCTGAAACTCGGCGTGAGCTCGCGCACGGCCGCGGCCGCTTGGTGGCACGAGCATCGCTGA
- a CDS encoding glutaminase, which translates to MSTSALFADARDRLAGLPREQLGELVEPRRVLGVRRAPRIAPRDQAWHLGVLLVADEHVSATGEIVRSREEARRGFTAESQRDRAALQAAAFRGGFEEGIAVHVGWRVLDLAAVDAGGSSGPLAMIGGKPHVRWSAAAGFVPLAGYLDERIGLLADPPRGAS; encoded by the coding sequence GTGAGCACCAGCGCCCTGTTCGCCGACGCCCGCGACCGGCTCGCGGGACTGCCGCGCGAACAGCTCGGCGAGCTCGTCGAACCGCGTCGCGTGCTCGGGGTGCGCCGTGCCCCGCGGATCGCGCCCCGTGATCAGGCGTGGCACCTGGGGGTGCTGCTGGTCGCCGACGAGCACGTCTCGGCCACCGGCGAGATCGTGCGCTCCCGCGAGGAGGCACGGCGCGGATTCACCGCCGAGTCGCAGCGGGACCGCGCCGCGCTTCAGGCGGCGGCCTTCCGCGGCGGCTTCGAGGAGGGCATCGCCGTGCACGTCGGCTGGCGGGTGCTCGACCTCGCCGCGGTGGATGCCGGTGGGTCGTCGGGTCCGCTGGCGATGATCGGCGGTAAGCCGCACGTGCGGTGGAGCGCAGCGGCCGGATTCGTGCCGCTGGCCGGCTACCTCGACGAACGGATCGGGCTCCTGGCCGACCCGCCGCGCGGGGCATCATAG
- a CDS encoding ThuA domain-containing protein, giving the protein MKALIASGSGHYADPWHPFPETTPELSAILTDAGFDVSVDDDVDRAMTHLEGVDLLVVNAGDPWRGEGGQPASAASIDGFTQALDRGIGMLALHCAVASMRDYPHWAAAVGGMWVPELSWHPPIGDVRVRMLSLPDGGEVHDFDVYDERYSRLQAIGERHVVAEFDVDGERMPAAWVRTHAASRVAVDVLGHDARSYSSTGHRDLVARLARWSTA; this is encoded by the coding sequence GTGAAAGCGCTCATCGCCAGCGGCAGCGGTCACTACGCCGATCCGTGGCACCCCTTCCCGGAGACCACTCCGGAGCTGTCGGCGATCCTCACGGACGCCGGATTCGACGTCTCCGTCGACGACGATGTCGATCGGGCGATGACCCACCTCGAGGGCGTGGACCTGCTGGTCGTGAACGCCGGCGACCCGTGGCGCGGCGAGGGCGGGCAGCCCGCGTCAGCGGCATCCATCGACGGTTTCACGCAGGCACTCGACCGCGGAATCGGCATGCTGGCGCTGCATTGCGCGGTGGCGTCGATGCGGGACTACCCGCACTGGGCGGCGGCGGTCGGCGGCATGTGGGTGCCGGAGCTGTCGTGGCATCCGCCGATCGGCGACGTTCGGGTGCGGATGCTGTCGCTTCCCGACGGCGGCGAGGTGCACGACTTCGACGTGTACGACGAGCGCTACTCCCGCCTGCAGGCGATAGGCGAGCGCCACGTCGTGGCGGAGTTCGACGTGGACGGGGAACGGATGCCGGCGGCGTGGGTGCGCACGCATGCCGCGAGCCGGGTCGCCGTCGACGTGCTCGGCCACGACGCCCGCTCCTACTCCTCCACCGGCCACCGGGACCTCGTCGCGCGGCTGGCCCGCTGGTCCACCGCCTAG
- the glgX gene encoding glycogen debranching protein GlgX, translating into MQTWPGSAYPLGATFDGNGTNFALFSEGADKVELCLFDDDGTETCVELLDVDAFVWHAYLPNVQPGQRYGYRVHGPYDPANGQRYNPNKLLLDPYAKAVDGRVKWGQSVFSYTFGDPDSRNDDDSAADMMKGVVINPFFDWQGDRSPKTPLHETFIYEAHVKGLTQLHPSVPEEMRGTYAGVAHPAVIDHLQKLSVTAIELMPVHQFVNDSTLQEKGLSNYWGYNTIGFFAPHHGYASTGVNGQQVQEFKAMVRSLHEAGIEVILDVVYNHTAEGNHLGPTLSMRGIDNEAYYRLEQNDKRYYTDYTGTGNSMNVGNPHSLQLIMDSLRYWVLEMHVDGFRFDLASTLAREFYDVDRLSTFFEMVQQDPVVSQVKLIAEPWDVGPGGYQVGNFPPQWTEWNGKYRDTVRDFWRGEPQALGEFASRLTGSSDLYERSGRAPVASINFVTAHDGFTLRDLVSYNDKHNEANGEDNRDGESHNRSYNHGVEGPTDDPEILTLRAQQQRNFIATMMLSQGVPMLSHGDELGRTQFGNNNGYAQDNELTWIDWDAVDQPLVEFTAALARLRKDHPTFRRTRFFDGRPVKMEEGRPIPDVVWLRPDGTLMQPEDWESGFGRTIGIFLNGRGIRERDKWGEEITDRHFIVLFNAGDEPVDFKIPAPRYGPEWDVMVDTAGEWANTDPLDPGSRIPLQPKALIVLREHDLPDPEVDHSVAASLSMLVHSRTTEIPVVTPPSPSAAASVDDEGD; encoded by the coding sequence GTGCAGACATGGCCCGGATCCGCATATCCGCTGGGTGCGACATTCGACGGTAACGGCACGAACTTCGCGCTGTTCAGCGAAGGTGCCGACAAAGTCGAACTGTGCCTGTTCGACGACGACGGCACCGAGACGTGCGTCGAGCTGCTCGACGTCGACGCGTTCGTCTGGCACGCGTACCTGCCGAACGTGCAGCCCGGGCAGCGCTACGGCTACCGTGTTCACGGCCCGTACGATCCGGCCAACGGGCAGCGCTACAACCCCAACAAGCTCCTGCTCGATCCGTACGCCAAGGCCGTCGACGGTCGGGTGAAGTGGGGACAGTCCGTCTTCAGCTACACCTTCGGCGACCCGGACTCGCGCAACGACGACGACTCGGCGGCCGACATGATGAAGGGCGTCGTCATCAACCCCTTCTTCGACTGGCAGGGTGACCGGTCGCCGAAGACGCCGCTGCACGAGACGTTCATCTACGAGGCGCACGTGAAGGGGCTGACGCAGCTGCACCCGTCGGTGCCGGAGGAGATGCGGGGAACCTACGCCGGGGTGGCGCATCCCGCGGTCATCGACCACCTGCAGAAGCTCAGCGTGACCGCGATCGAGCTCATGCCGGTGCACCAGTTCGTCAACGACTCGACCCTGCAGGAGAAGGGGCTGTCGAACTACTGGGGTTACAACACCATCGGCTTCTTCGCTCCCCATCACGGCTACGCCTCGACGGGCGTCAACGGCCAGCAGGTGCAGGAGTTCAAGGCGATGGTGCGCTCGCTGCACGAGGCGGGCATCGAGGTCATCCTGGATGTGGTCTACAACCACACCGCGGAGGGCAACCACCTGGGCCCGACCCTGTCGATGCGCGGCATCGACAACGAGGCGTACTACCGGCTCGAGCAGAACGACAAGCGCTACTACACCGACTACACCGGCACCGGCAACAGCATGAACGTCGGCAACCCCCACTCGCTGCAGCTGATCATGGATTCGCTGCGCTACTGGGTGCTGGAGATGCACGTCGACGGCTTCCGCTTCGATCTTGCCTCCACGCTCGCGCGCGAGTTCTACGATGTCGACCGCCTCTCGACCTTCTTCGAGATGGTGCAGCAGGACCCGGTGGTCTCGCAGGTGAAGCTCATCGCCGAGCCGTGGGACGTCGGCCCCGGCGGCTACCAGGTCGGCAACTTCCCGCCGCAGTGGACCGAGTGGAACGGCAAGTACCGCGACACCGTGCGCGACTTCTGGCGCGGCGAGCCGCAGGCCCTGGGCGAGTTCGCCTCGCGCCTGACCGGCTCCAGCGACCTGTATGAGCGGTCCGGGCGCGCGCCGGTCGCGTCGATCAACTTCGTCACCGCTCACGACGGCTTCACGCTGCGCGACCTCGTGTCGTACAACGACAAGCACAACGAGGCCAACGGCGAAGACAACCGAGACGGCGAATCGCACAACCGGTCCTACAACCACGGCGTCGAGGGCCCGACCGACGACCCGGAGATCCTCACGCTGCGCGCCCAGCAGCAGCGCAACTTCATCGCCACGATGATGCTGAGCCAGGGCGTGCCGATGCTCTCGCACGGCGACGAGCTCGGCCGCACGCAGTTCGGCAACAACAACGGCTACGCCCAGGACAACGAGCTCACCTGGATCGACTGGGATGCCGTCGACCAGCCGCTGGTCGAGTTCACCGCTGCGCTCGCGCGCCTGCGCAAGGACCATCCCACCTTCCGGCGCACACGCTTCTTCGACGGACGCCCGGTGAAGATGGAAGAGGGTCGGCCCATTCCCGATGTGGTGTGGCTGCGGCCCGACGGCACGCTCATGCAGCCGGAGGACTGGGAGTCCGGGTTCGGCCGCACGATCGGGATCTTCCTCAACGGTCGCGGCATCCGCGAGCGCGACAAGTGGGGCGAGGAGATCACCGACCGGCACTTCATCGTGCTGTTCAACGCCGGCGACGAGCCCGTCGACTTCAAGATCCCGGCCCCGCGCTACGGGCCGGAGTGGGATGTCATGGTCGACACGGCGGGGGAGTGGGCCAACACCGACCCGCTCGATCCCGGTTCGCGCATCCCGCTGCAGCCGAAGGCGCTCATCGTGCTGCGCGAGCACGACCTTCCCGACCCGGAGGTCGATCACTCGGTCGCGGCCTCGCTCAGCATGCTCGTGCATTCGCGCACCACCGAGATCCCCGTCGTCACCCCACCGTCACCGTCCGCGGCCGCCTCGGTCGACGACGAGGGTGACTGA
- a CDS encoding class I SAM-dependent methyltransferase — MSTAVKDERSVSSEVDAFAEKVMAAALGWVDLMAIHLGSQAGWYDALAKAGPMDAEELAVGTGTSRRYAQEWLEQQSAAGILEVDDPAGPRVRLAPGAAEVLTNRGSLSYLEPLARMLAASGAQMPRLVEAYRSGSGVSWEEFGDHARQSQADMNRPWFDALPEVIRSVDGLHALLSRPGARVADIGSGAGWSSLALARSYPEATFDGFDVDDASVEMARENAAEAGLGDRVRFQRADAADLAAHGPFDVIFAFECLHDMPHPVDVLSAAREAVAPGGAVVIMDEAAAETFSPEAGDLERLLYGFSLFVCLPDGLSHPGSAGTGTVMRPDTLRGYARAAGWDDVEIIVPEFGLWRFYALG; from the coding sequence ATGTCCACAGCGGTGAAGGATGAGCGCAGCGTCTCATCGGAGGTCGATGCGTTCGCGGAGAAGGTGATGGCGGCGGCCCTGGGGTGGGTCGACCTGATGGCGATCCACCTCGGTTCGCAAGCCGGGTGGTACGACGCTCTCGCGAAGGCGGGGCCGATGGATGCCGAGGAGCTCGCCGTGGGGACCGGGACGAGTCGCCGATATGCCCAGGAGTGGCTCGAGCAGCAGAGCGCGGCGGGCATCCTCGAGGTGGACGACCCGGCAGGACCTCGTGTGCGGCTCGCGCCGGGGGCCGCGGAAGTGCTCACCAATCGCGGGAGCTTGTCGTATCTCGAGCCGCTGGCTCGCATGCTCGCCGCCTCCGGTGCTCAGATGCCGCGGCTCGTCGAGGCCTACCGCTCGGGCTCCGGGGTGAGCTGGGAGGAGTTCGGCGACCATGCGCGTCAGTCGCAGGCCGATATGAACCGGCCCTGGTTCGACGCTCTGCCTGAGGTGATCCGCTCCGTCGATGGGCTGCACGCGCTGCTCTCGCGCCCCGGTGCCCGGGTCGCTGACATCGGATCAGGGGCGGGCTGGTCTTCGCTGGCGCTTGCGCGTTCCTACCCGGAGGCGACCTTCGACGGCTTCGACGTGGACGACGCGTCGGTCGAGATGGCACGAGAGAACGCTGCCGAGGCGGGGCTGGGCGATCGGGTTCGCTTTCAGAGGGCCGATGCCGCCGATCTGGCCGCTCACGGCCCGTTCGATGTCATCTTCGCCTTCGAATGCCTGCACGATATGCCGCACCCGGTCGACGTGCTGTCCGCCGCTCGTGAGGCCGTCGCCCCGGGCGGTGCGGTCGTCATCATGGACGAGGCGGCCGCGGAGACCTTCTCCCCCGAGGCCGGCGACCTCGAGCGCCTCCTCTACGGGTTCAGCCTGTTCGTGTGCCTTCCGGATGGACTGAGTCATCCCGGAAGCGCCGGCACGGGCACCGTGATGCGCCCCGACACCCTTCGCGGGTATGCACGCGCGGCTGGTTGGGACGATGTCGAGATCATCGTCCCCGAGTTCGGCCTCTGGCGCTTCTATGCCCTCGGGTGA
- a CDS encoding cation:proton antiporter: MDDLQPQTLVIIPLLAVLAPLFARGLGRWVRVPVVVFELLLGILIGPAVLGWVGESAFIELMSDFGLAMLFFVAGTEIEFAAFRGRLGRRASLGWILSLGAGVFAALVLTPWEAAVVIGIALSSTALGTLLPVLRDAGELKSPFGQAVGAVGALGEFGPLIAISLFLGSRDIGLSTLVLLLFMLVAGGAIWLAFRIPHGAMHQAVSATLHTSGQFAIRVILLILGGLISVSVLLDLDFLLGAFAAGIVWRLIMRDADEADREAVESKVEAVAFGFLVPIFFLYTGVTFDLQALLADPILFLGLPVVLLALFVIRGLPSMLAAPVGSTGKDRLAMAFMGATGLPIIVAVTAIGLDEGLLTTVHAALLVGGGMLSVLLFPLIAMRLRGERAARIAPTLDDMA, translated from the coding sequence GTGGACGACCTTCAGCCGCAGACCCTGGTGATCATCCCGCTGCTGGCGGTGCTGGCGCCGCTGTTCGCGCGGGGTCTCGGCCGCTGGGTGCGGGTGCCGGTCGTCGTGTTCGAGCTGCTGCTCGGCATCCTCATCGGACCGGCCGTGCTCGGCTGGGTCGGGGAGTCCGCGTTCATCGAGCTCATGAGCGACTTCGGCCTCGCGATGCTGTTCTTCGTGGCCGGCACCGAGATCGAGTTCGCCGCCTTCCGCGGGCGTCTGGGCCGCCGGGCGAGCCTCGGATGGATTCTCAGCCTCGGCGCCGGGGTCTTCGCCGCCCTCGTGCTCACCCCGTGGGAGGCCGCCGTGGTGATCGGCATCGCGCTGTCGTCGACCGCGCTCGGCACGCTCCTGCCGGTGCTGCGGGATGCGGGGGAGCTGAAGTCGCCGTTCGGTCAGGCGGTCGGCGCGGTCGGCGCGCTCGGCGAGTTCGGACCGCTGATCGCCATCTCGCTGTTCCTCGGCAGCCGCGACATCGGCCTGTCGACCCTGGTGCTGCTGCTGTTCATGCTCGTGGCGGGTGGGGCGATCTGGCTGGCCTTCCGCATCCCGCACGGCGCGATGCACCAGGCGGTCAGCGCGACGCTGCACACGTCGGGACAGTTCGCGATCCGGGTGATCCTGCTGATCCTCGGCGGTCTCATCTCGGTCAGCGTGCTGCTGGATCTGGACTTCCTGCTGGGGGCGTTCGCCGCCGGCATCGTGTGGCGCCTCATCATGCGCGACGCCGACGAGGCCGATCGAGAAGCGGTCGAGAGCAAGGTGGAGGCGGTCGCTTTCGGCTTCCTCGTGCCGATCTTCTTTCTCTACACCGGTGTCACCTTCGACCTCCAGGCGCTGCTGGCCGACCCGATCCTCTTCCTCGGCCTGCCCGTCGTGCTCCTCGCGCTCTTCGTCATCCGCGGTCTGCCGTCGATGCTCGCCGCGCCCGTCGGCTCGACCGGCAAGGATCGCCTCGCGATGGCGTTCATGGGTGCCACGGGCCTTCCGATCATCGTCGCCGTCACCGCCATCGGACTGGATGAGGGCCTCTTGACGACGGTGCACGCCGCGCTCCTCGTCGGCGGCGGCATGCTGTCGGTGCTGCTGTTCCCGCTCATCGCGATGCGGCTGCGCGGCGAGCGGGCTGCGCGGATCGCCCCGACCCTGGACGACATGGCGTGA